In a single window of the Branchiostoma floridae strain S238N-H82 chromosome 2, Bfl_VNyyK, whole genome shotgun sequence genome:
- the LOC118410212 gene encoding probable thiopurine S-methyltransferase, whose translation MAAKDDSIPSEKPGVVNLPQWEQGWQKATDAGKDPQFHVKNVHPILSKHLEQLTGGRSGLKFLFPLCGKAMDMKWLADQGHTIVGVDGVEDAARQFFQENAIQPTVTEVPALNGKLYQGMEGRISIYICDYFNFSSEVKGQFDAIWDRGAFVAINEVDREKYIRLMKALLKPDGRCLMEVMQYEPSLFPGPPHNVPTDELKQLLGDYNMALLDTVDHTERLGKLFNLPWINTAYFLIKASN comes from the exons ATGGCGGCTAAGGACGATAGTATACCGAGCGAGAAACCTGGCGTGGTCAATCTGCCTCAATGGGAGCAGGGCTGGCAGAAGGCAACGGATGCTGGAAAGGATCCGCAATTCCATGTAAAAAATGTCCATCC GATATTGTCCAAGCACCTGGAACAGCTGACAGGAGGAAGGTCTGGACTGAAGTTCCTGTTTCCTCTGTGTGGAAAAGCTATGGACATGAAgtg GCTTGCTGACCAGGGACATACCATTGTTGGTGTGGATGGGGTGGAGGATGCTGCACGGCAGTTTTTTCAGGAGAACGCAATTCAGCCAACAGTGACAGAGGTGCCTGCACTGAATGGGAAACTTTACCAG GGAATGGAAGGCAGGATCTCCATCTATATTTGTGACTACTTCAACTTCAGcag CGAAGTCAAAGGCCAGTTTGATGCCATATGGGACAGGGGAGCATTCGTGGCCATCAATGAAGTAGATCGGGAAAA GTACATCCGACTGATGAAGGCTTTGCTGAAGCCTGATGGGAGGTGTCTGATGGAGGTCATGCAGTATGAGCCCAGCTTGTtcccag GTCCACCCCACAATGTGCCAACGGATGAACTAAAACAACTTCTGG GTGATTACAACATGGCCCTTCTGGACACTGTGGACCACACAGAAAGGCTGGGGAAACTGTTTAACCTTCCCTGGATCAACACGGCATACTTTCTCATCAAGGCGTCAAACTGA